Below is a genomic region from Drosophila albomicans strain 15112-1751.03 chromosome 2R, ASM965048v2, whole genome shotgun sequence.
GGCGACAAGCGAGAAGCGACAGGCGAAAGGTAAAAGGTAAAAAGCGCGTTGAGTTAACAGCTCCTGGGGGTTGGTTGCCAGGATAATGCGCCTCAACTCAATTGggaattttaaaagtaaagttgaATTTCATGTTTGGCTGCGGCAATTGTCACAGATGGTTTAATTGAAGTAATTACATACGAAATCCGTCAGGATTTGACACAGCCAGAGAGACTGAAGCATTCGCATTCGCCGCCCTTCAAATGATGacactttttgtttattattttattatcactAAGCCAAACAGTGGCTGGCTCTTCTGCCGTGGGGGTTTCCTCTGGAAAGGGTTAATGGCGTTGTTTGACTTTTGTTTCtgcgccatcgtcatcgtcgtcgccatcgccatcgccatcacAGTCCTTGCCACTTCTAATGCTAATGAGCTAATGACTGCCGCGTGTAATTACCAACCGCAGAAAAGGtgtcataattatttatttgtgtacattttttaaacattttttctctctttttgtgtgtgccagATTTTTATGTCCAACTTGAACCGGTTTAACGTTTCAGCGGGTCGAAAATAGatgcgagagagagacgagCCCTCCATATCTAACCCAACCACTTTGCCTGCGGGCAGAGCACacaaaaacattatttattctGGTGactcaattataaatataaatatattcgaGTGCCATGTTTTTGCCAGCGACAACTGTGTAAATAATTCACTTTTATAAAAACGATATAAAAAGACCCAAAACAGAACTAGATATAATAATTGCAGCACTTCATTTGGCTCTCTAGTTCTGCATTATGTTTCGTCTACTGCTTTTGGGAGCTGCCATCTTTGGTGTGGTGGATGGAACATTTCTGATTCGTCCAGCACCTACTTGCCAGCCCGCTTGTAACATCTATCAGCCGCAATTGGTTTGGGTCTTGGAGGATTGCGTCTGCCGGCCTATTCAAAATCCTTGCTGTGCCGATCAAGAGAACCTCTCAAGGATACGTTCAGGAAAAACACGTAAGACCagctcatttaattaatactatttttaaaatatgtattttatttttgtaatttttcttAGCTTTGGTGCCGGTGACGGAATATCTCTGCAGGAGCTTCATTAGGAAGAAGTGCCGAAGGGGTTTACCTGTGATTGCCAAGTTCCCTAAACCTCCAGCATGCGGATGTAAAAATAAACCTGGCACCATTATCGAAAGGAAGTTTGCCAACTTGGATGAACTGAGGAAGTACTCGGCTCTGAATAGAGAGGGTATGTTTACATTTCACACAACATAAAAATCGAGACggattttaataataattttttttacagcTTACACTTCTTTTAGCTACTGTCTGATACCCCCAAGAAAGAAGCGTCTCCTAAGTTGTTAAGAGCTGAGAACGtttcatgtttttattaatcccaaataaaagttatttatcgTGCGCATTTTAAAACAAGtgtcttatttattatttaaaaacaaataaatgaattttgtgatttaaatattaatattttaattattcccAATAagtgttttatgttttctgaattttaaaaacaaccataattaaaacatttgtaAGGAAGCTGAAGTctagtgtgctcaactgtgagatactatccattttcaataaaaaacatattaaaaatataatagagtccaaaatataccatagaaaaCCCAAAACCCGATTGCAGTAAGCGGTTTTCATACCAGATTTAGTATAGCCAAAAATGCTTCCCTGACAAAACCCGATTTTTgcactatatcaatataccaaatataccattgaaaGCAGTATAGTcggtatatagtatatttcaaaatgtatttctaaaataatttataatattttttaaagtatttttaaaatatgtaattaataatattttcaaattcagGAATCTTAGATGGATTGGCAGACGGAAAGATATATCGCGTCGGCTGTTGCCGCTgatcagaaatatatatatactttattgaacaaagttataacacccttctaccctatgggtatcgggtataatcaaaaaatttaatttaaaatttaactatCAATATCTGTATTACtccaataaatatatatcttatgcattttaaaaataaatctattaaatatttatttacaaaaaatatgtttatgtggaaattaaagatatttttagaaatattcatttcacaaaaattaattcttttaGCGATTAATAAcctaaatattttttttttattttcgtaacgcatttgattgacaatttaataattacaaatagcAGCTAGCAATAGcaaatagcaataacaacttGAGTTTTGCAAgacttttaatatttgtatagaaaataaaatggatCTTGCtcagtataaataaatttcaaatatgtttaagtattaaaacatttatagttttattaacatattagaatgtttattttcatttctccTAAAGAGCTGCTAAAGAGCTGAGttacaattaataatttataatgtacGCATATTTTACTAATTGATGTTAATAAGGTTGAGTATAAACTAATTGAAGTTTGCAAAGCTGAACcagaatgtttatttttaaatcattacTTTTGAGATATTTCTTTATACTCTAAACACtgaataatacaatataataatacaatactAATGAATTGTACATTATATGATtgtaaacacaaacaaatataaattttcaaaaaattttaagtactcgtatttattattacttattaagAAAATgaactttattattacttattaagAAAATgaactttattattacttattaagaaaattaacTATCTTCTCACTATGTATGAACGTGTActattaatgaaaaatttcCAATATTGTGTGAAAGTATTCGATAAACAAATGTTGAACATTTTTCCATTGTAATGGAATTTTACGcgatattttataaaaattattggcCTGTTATCTAGTCAAACACGGGGAATAACGACAAGGTTATTACTGttagttataaataaaacagttttttACAAAGTATGCAACTGTGACAACTGCTCAAACAATTCCCAGCTTATCGGGCAGATTCTTCGACTATAAAAAGCCAAGCATATGGCTGGAAAGTTATACAGTTGCAGTATAACGATCGCAATGTTTAACTTGAAGTTCTTGATTCTGTTGGCCGTCATCCTTTGCTCTGCTCAGGAATGCATTGTCTCCGCCAATCCTGCTCCAGTTGCGTCACAGGCTGCTATTGCTGAGGAAGGCGGTTGTGGATGCGGTTGCTGTGGTTGCGGCTGCGGTTGTTGccgctgtggttgctgtggaTGAATTCTTATCTCAGATAAATAGAACGGAGGTTAACGGTAATTTAAGTTtggaatacaaattaataatttgataataatGTGAAATATTGAACATTACAGCAAATGGGAATTGAACCGTCAGAGctgtttatttaacatttgtgcatttgctgtcattaaaatgttgttatcCTTTGAACTAACCGTGTTTTCATTGTGTTTCCTCCCGTCTCGTTCCGTCTCGCCTCGTCTCGTTCCATGCGAAGCCACATTCCGCACTCTTGGAGCACTTTTGCATTACTTTGTGCGCTCAATTGTAAAGCAATGGACGCTACAATGCACAGACaatcattttcattgcattgATCATTTTTTTATTCGGATTCATTCATTCGTTGGCAAAGTAATCTCTTTGCTCTACGCTTTACGAGTCTGATACGCTTTCTTGACTTCACAGCCACAATCAGAGACAAAGGCAAAAGTAATCATATCCTGCACCTTGCGCattgcgttgctgctgctgctgccgttcgCAATTCCTTTGAATATCCTGGAATCAATACAGCGAAGGGTGTATTGAACTGTCTTTATAGAGTGTATCACATCTTATTTCAGTCTATCACAAACCAACCATTTACAATCATTATACTGGCCAAACAAAGAGaagtattgaatttatttaaacgcaggaTTGTTGTTTAATGTTTCAGCTTAAAATGCATCACTTCATTAAAATGTTCACTTCTAGttattaatgaataaaaaaaggaatcacgaaaaatatattaaattatgaattaaattgGTTACTTATtggaatattatataattctaAAAGATgtaaaataatcaattttatgAGTTCGAATTAACGAAGTTAAAATTAATAGTAATTAACCTCtacaaataattgcaaaacaaaacgttAACAATGAAAAGTAGTTTAGCTTATTTAAACGTGTTGAAAAtagatttaatttttaatctaTTAAACTATATCAATAGATAACtattttaaacagtttgaAGTAGATTCTCCCATTATTAGTTTTGTTCACatcacaaatattaaatttaatatgtaatataataataatatgaaaatatttctatttaaatacaGAGTATAATATTGTATGACCAACATCTTTAAgaacttattttgttttctttgctttcgTAATCTGTTTGTTTCTTACCTTTTTCTTACATCTTGCAACGTACACTTGAGTTTCTAAGGACACAGGAGACATCTCCTGCCGCCACTCATAATAACCTTAAAAGCCTTATCGAGTCATTTAGTATAAAaacaagcaattaaaatgatgaatatgcaataaatgtgtatatacacattaaaaaaaaggacaaTTCGCTGCTACTACCCCTGTCCCTGCCGCTGCCTCCTGCTGCCCGTCCGTTCATCCATACATTTTATATGCTAATGAGAAGCACACTTTTATCTAAAAAGCAGGAAAAAAATGCGGACACACATTTGCCTAATGAAAATAGCGCcattaaaatgagaaaaacaaCTTTAGATACCGAAAATTCGACACACGCCGAGttttggcaattaaaatgcgactCATACGAACATAAGGTCCTCCTGGTGTGTGTGTCCTGAGTCCtgtatttgtataaatatatataactaggTTGAAGACTATGCCAAGGGTTATACTCGATATTGTAGTGGCAACGATCGTCTAGCAAATTAGAGATTAACACGCATGTGTCAtcctttctctcttttccaTTCCATCTTTTTTCGGGGCAACCCTCTAGTTCATTGACCGTCGTTTGGCAATAAAAGATACTCGTAGAAAATGTTGAACAGAGTGCCAAAGTCGCGGCCAGTTTTATAAATTAACGAATTAGAGCAATTTGAGGCAAACTATAAAACTGTCAGGCACACTTAAAAACCACAGAAAAGGTGCTtagaaatgtgtgtgtgtgtgtgtgtgtgctgtaaAATTCAGGTAGATACATTTCGAGGGGTTTCCCTTTTTGGTCACTCACTATCTCTCGCGCTGTGTGTTCAATAAGCTGTGACgattgttgccgttgttgcatGCACGTTAGAAGTGCAGTCAGACAGTGAGTTAGGGAGTCAGGACTCATGTCACTTGAGCAGATACATATGTGGCTGGGTGTGTCCTCCACTCATATTTCTGTTGCATCTCGCGCAATGCCAACATATTAATTAGGCTGCCCACGAGCCTATGCGCCTGTCAGTTGCGCAGGCATAAgccccgccccgccccgcTGACAGCCAAGGGTCAACTTC
It encodes:
- the LOC117575367 gene encoding salivary glue protein Sgs-5; its protein translation is MFRLLLLGAAIFGVVDGTFLIRPAPTCQPACNIYQPQLVWVLEDCVCRPIQNPCCADQENLSRIRSGKTPLVPVTEYLCRSFIRKKCRRGLPVIAKFPKPPACGCKNKPGTIIERKFANLDELRKYSALNREAYTSFSYCLIPPRKKRLLSC